The nucleotide window ATCACGATGTTCTCCGCGACGCTCAGGTCGGGGAACAGCGTGGGCTCCTGGTAGATCACCGCGATGCCGGCCGCCTTGGCGTCGGCGGGCGAACCGAACTCGACCGGTTCGCCGTCCAGCAGCAGCGTGCCGTCGTCGGGCTTGTGCACCCCGGCCAGCATCTTGACGATCGTGGACTTGCCGGCGCCGTTCTCCCCGACCAGCGCGTGGGCCTCCCCGGCGTCCAGGCCGAAGCTCACCCCGGCGACGGCCGCGACCGCGCCGAACGACTTCGTCACGCCACGCACCTCCAGCAGAGGGGCCCGGCCGGGGTCCTGCCGCGTCATCGCGACCTCCGGATTGAAAGGTTTCACAAATCTGGTGCGGTGAAGCTACTATGCGACGGAACGAGAAGTCAATGCATCGGCGAAGCCGTGGCCAAACGGCATCTTCACCAGCTCATACGCGGTGATGTTACGTTTCAACAGCGCTGACCCACGAGGGGGTTTCGATGGTGATCAGGGAGCCCGGTGCCGAGCCGCGGGTGGCCGGCATGAAGGAAGTCGCGGCGGCCGCCGGCGTCTCCCTCGGCACGGTGTCCAATGTGCTCAACCGGCCCGACCGGGTCAGCCCGGCGACCCGGGCCAAGGTCGAGGCCGCGATGGCCGAACTCCGCTTCGTGCGCAACGAATCCGCGCGGCAGCTGCGGGCCGGGCGCAGCCGCGTGCTGGCCTACGTGATGCTCGACGGCAGCAACCCGTTCTTCACCGACGTCGCGGCCGGCATGGAGGACGCGGCAGACGCCGCCGATCTCTCCCTGTTCCTGTGCAACAGCGCGCACCAGCCGTCGCGGGAGGCGGCCTACCTAGGGCGCCTGGAACAGCAGCGCGTCCAGGGCGTCCTCATCACGCCGGTCGACCCGGACGAGCCGCTGCTGGGCGAGATCGCCCGCCGCGGGACGCCGGTGGTCGTCGTCGACCGGACGCCCGAAGGCACCACGCACTGCTCGGTCGCGGTCGACGACGTCTACGGCGGCGAGATCGCCGTGCGGCACCTGGTCGAGCAGGGTCACGACCGGATCGCCTTCATCGGCAACCACACGACCGTCGGCCAGGTCCGCGACCGGCGGCTCGGCGCGTTGCGGGCCCTGGAAGCGGCCGGTCTCGGCCCGGACCACCTGGTCGACCTGACGACGTCGGCGCTGACCGTGGCCGACGGCCGGGGCGCGGGCGAGCGGCTGGCGGGCCTGCCGGCGTCGGTCCGCCCGACCGCCGCGTTCTGCGCCAACGACCTCGTCGCGCTCGGCCTGCTCCAGACGTGCGCGAACCTCCGCATGAGCGTCCCGGACGACCTGGCGATCGTGGGCTACGACGACATCGAGTTCGCCGCGGCGGCCGCGGTGCCCCTGACGTCGGTCCGCCAGCCGCGCCGCCGCCTGGGCCGCACGGCGGTCGAACTGCTGCTGGCGGAAACGACCGAAACCGGCCACGAACACCGGAAAGTCGTGTTCACCCCGGAACTGGTGGTGCGCGCCTCGACCCTGCGCTGAGCAACCCTCCGATCGTCGGTGACGTCTTACCGGCCACAAGCGATACCCCAGGGGGAGGTCGTCGATGGCCGACACACAGCCACGGCTGTCCCGGCGCGGGTTCCTGGCCGCCGGCGGAGCCGCGCTGCTCGGCGTCGTCGCCGGGTCGGCCGGGCACGCCGCACCCGGGCCGGACTCGGTGCGGCTGGGCGATTTCTGGCTCTTCGGGCGGTACGAGGACGGCGCCACCGAGCTCGGCTTCGACGAGATCGACCTGGCGCCGGTGCAGCTGCCCCACTGCGTGACGCCGCTTTCGTGGACCGGCTGGGACCCGGCGTCCTGGCAGGACCGGTGGATCTACCGCAAGCACTTCACCGCGGCGACGACCGAACGCCACACGGCCCGCTTCGACGGCGTCATGACCAACGCCGAGGTGCACCTCAACGGCCGGCTCGTCGCCACCCACGAAGGCGGCTACCTGCCCTTCGAGGTGGAGCTGCCGGACGTCGTGGCGGGCGACAACGTGCTCGCCGTCGTCGTCGACGGGCGGTGGGCGCTCGACGTGCCGCCCAACCTGCCGCGCGGCGACCCGTCGGTGATCGACTTCTACCAGCCGGCCGGGATCTACCGGCCCGCCACGGTCGGCGCGGTGCCGCGGGTCCAGCTGACCGACGTCTTCGCCCGGCCCGCCGACGTCCTCTCCCCCGGCCGGTCGCTGCACCTGACGTGCACGCTCGACGCGCCGGTGGCGGGCCAGGTGACCGCGTCGGTGCGGCAGGCGGGCCGCGAGCTGGCCCACGGCGCCGCGCCGATCCGGGGCACGACGGTCGAATTCGCCGTCGGCGGGCTCGACGGCGTGCGGCTGTGGGACGTCGACGATCCCGCCCTCTGCGAAGTGCTGGTGACCGTCCAGTCCGGAAAGCACGCCCTCGACCAGCGGGTGGTGCGGACCGGGTTCCGCGACGCGCGGTTCACCACCGAGGGCTTCTTCCTCAACGGCAGGCGGCTCAAGCTGTTCGGCCTCAACCGCCACCAGTGGTACCCGTTCGCCGGCGGCGCGCTGCCCGAGCGCGTCCAGCGGCGCGACGCCGAGATCCTGCGTCGCGAGCTGAACTGCACCATGGTCCGCTGCTCGCACTACCCGCAGTCGAGCGCGTTCCTCGACGCCTGCGACGAGCTGGGCCTGCTGGTGTGGGAGGAGATCCCGGGCTGGGGGCACGTCGGGGACGACGCCTGGCAGCGGCGGAACCTGGCCGACGTCGAGGGCATGGTCGTGCGCGACCGCAACCACCCGAGCATCGTCGTCTGGGGCACGCGGGTGAACGAAGCCAACGGCTCGACGGCGCTGTACCAGCGGACCGGACGGCTCGCCCGGCAGCTCGACCCGTCGCGGCCGACCAGTGGTGCGCTGGCCAGCACCACGCTCGGCCGGTTCGCCGGCAGCGACGTCGAGGTCCTGGCCTACAACGACTACACCGCCCGGCGCGGGACGCCCTTCCGGCTGCGGCCGCCGCGGCCGGGGGTGCCGTACCTGGTGACGGAGACGATCGGCACGCTCGCCGGGGCCCGCGCCTCCCGGCGCACGGACTCTTCGAGTGTCCGGCAGCAGGCGGAGCTGCACGCGAAGGCCCACGACCTGGCCGCCGCCGACGACCGCTACTGCGGGCTGCTCGCGTGGTGCGCGTTCGACTACCCGTCGGGCTGGCAGCGGTCGGTGGACGGGGTGAAGTACGCCGGGGTGTCGGACATCTTCCGGATCCCCAAGCCCGCCGCGGCCTTCTACGCCTCGCAGGTCGACCCGGCGAAGCGGGCGGTCGTCGAGCCCGGTTTCGCCTGGGACTTCACGGACCGGCCGTCCGGGCCGGGGCCGGGCGCGCCGATCTGGTCCAACTGCGAGCGGCTGCTGTTGTTCCTCGACGGCAGGCCCGCGGGCGAGGCCCGCAGCCGGCGCGCGGAGTTCCCGCACCTGCCCTACCCGCCGTTCGCGGCGGACCTGGTCGTGCCGAAGGGACGGCGGCCGGAGCTGCGCATCGACGGCTACGCGAGCGGGCGGCTGGTCGTCAGCAGGCGCTTCAGCGGCGACCGCGGGCTGGACGTGCTCGGCTGCGTGCCCGACGACCCGGAGCTGCGCGCGGACGGCGGCGACGCGACCCGCGTGGTCGTCGCGGCACTGGACCGCTACGGCACGCTGCGCGCGGGGACGACGGGCGAGGTGCGCCTGACGCTGACCGGCCCGGGCGAGCTGGTCGGCGACCCGGTGCTGGACTTCGGGGCGACAGGCGGCGCGGCGGCGGTGTGGCTGCGGCCGTTCGCCGGCCCGCCGGGCACCCTGACGCTGACCGCGCGCCACGCCAAGCTCGGCTCGGCGACCGCGACGGTCCGGCTGGTCGCGGGCCGCGTGGCGACGTCATGAAAGGGTCGTTCATGACGTCTGATGACATGAACGACCCTTTCATGACGTCTGCCACACGGGCTCAGTCGCCGGTGAGCACCGCCGCGAGCACGGCCGCCTGGCTGATCGAGGGTGAGCCGCTCGCCGTCAGGAGCGTCACCGGGCCGCCGGCGGCCAGCTCGCGCAGCCGCTGCAGGGCCGCCAGGCGGTCGGGCTCGCGCAGTTCGGCGCGGTAGCGCTCGGCGAACTCCGCGAACCGCTCCGGGTCGTGGCCGTACCAGGTGCGGAGTTCGTCGGACGGGGCCAGGCCGCGGTACCAGCCGTCCAGGACCACCGCCGTGCGGGCGGTGCCGCGGGGCCAGAGGCGTTCGACGAGCACGCGGACGCCGTCGGCGGGCCCGGCCGGGTCGGCCAGGCGCGCCACCCGGACGACCGTCGGCTGCATGCGCGCATTCTGCGTCGTGCCCGGCCGCGCCGCCACCGGAGCAGCAGCGATCCGGGACGGAAGCTGCCCGGGGCAGCGAAAAGGGCCACCACGGCGACCGTGGAGGGGTCGCCGTGGTGGTCCTACCCCCAGCTCGTGCCGCCCGCGAACGACAGCCGAATCCGCCGGGTTCCCCGGCGACCGAGCCGGCCGTGGACATCGTCGGGATAGTGTCCTGCAGCCCGGCCAGGATGGCCGACCGGGCCTGCACCAGGCTTGCAGTACGCTTGCACGCCACGATCGGGTGAGTGAGGAGAGTGACCGGGTGGAGTTCCGCGTCCTCGGCGCCGTCGAGGCGACGGCGGACGGCGCCCCGGTCGATCTCGGCTCCCGCAAGCAGCGCCTGGTCCTCGCCGTCCTGCTCCTCGACGCCGGCCGCCCGGTCGCCATGGACACCCTCGTCGACGTGCTCTGGCCCGACGATCCGCCCGCCAGCGCGCGCAACACCGTGCAGGCGCTGGTCTCCCGGCTGCGGGCGGTGTTCCGCGCCGCGGACGGCCCCGAGCTCGTCACCGAAGGGCCCGCGTACGTCCTGCGCGCCGACCCGGACACGATCGACGCCCACCGCTTCACCGCCCTCGCGCGCCGGGCTCGCGCGGCCGACGACGAAACCGCCGTCGCCCTGCTCGACGAGGCCCTCGCATTGTGGCGGGGCGACGCGCTGGCCGGTGCCGCGTCCGGCGCCGTCGCCGAGCGGCTGCTCGCCGGGCTGACCGAGGCCCGCTGGAGCGCGCTGGAAGACCGCATCGACGCCCAGCTGCGGCTCGGCCGGGGCCGGGCCGTGCTCGCCGAGCTGACGACGCTGGTCGCCGCGCACCCGCTGCGGCAACGCTTCGTCGGCCAGCTGATGCTCGCCCTGCACCGCGAAGGCCGCACCGACGCCGCCCTCGCCGCCTTCCGCGGGCTGCGCGCCCGGCTCGTCGAGCGGCTCGGGCTCGACCCGGCGCCGGAGCTGGTCCGGCTGGAAGCCGCGATCCTGGCCGCCGACCCGGCGCTGGACCCCGCCCCGGAGCCGCCGCCGGAACCGGTGCTCCCGGCGCAGCTGCCCCACGACGTCCGCGGCTTCACCGGCCGCGCCGCCGAGCTGGCCCGGCTCGACGAGCCGGCGGGCGACGGGCCCGACATCCGGGTGGTCACCGGCACCGCGGGCGTCGGCAAGACCGCGCTCGCCGTCCGCTGGGCGCACCGCGCCCGCGAGCGGTTCCCCGACGGGCAGCTCTACCTCGACCTGCGCGGGTTCGACCCGGAGCACGAGCCGCTCACCCCGGCCGTCGCGGCCGCGCAGCTGCTGCGGGCGCTGGGCACCGACCCACGGGCGATCCCGCCGGACGCGGACGGCCGCACGGCGCTGTGGCGCTCGCTGCTGGCCGACCGGCGCGTGCTGGTCCTGCTCGACAACGCCCGCGACGGCGCCCAGGTGACACCGCTGCTGCCGTCGTCGGGCACGGTGCTGATCACCAGCCGCCAGCGGCTCGGCGACCTCATCGCCCGCACCGGCGCGCGGGCGGTGCCGCTGTCGGTGCTGCCCGCCGAGGATTCCCGGCAGCTGCTGGAAACCGTGCTCGGGCCACCCGCGGTCGCCGCCGAGCCGGCCGCGGCGGCGGAGCTCGCCCGGCTGTGCGGGCACCTCCCGCTGGCTCTGCGGCTGGCCGCGGCCAACCTCGGCGAGGTCTCCGGCATCGCCGAGCTGGCCCGCGAACTCGCCGACGGCGATCCGCTCGCCGGGCTGAGCGTCGACGGCGCCGAAGAAAGCGCTGTCACGACGGCGTTCTCCGTGTCGTACCGGGCCCTGCCCGCCGCGCACCGCCTGCTGTTCCGGCGGCTCGCGCTGGTGCCGGGCCAGACGTTCACCGCCCCGGTCGCCGCCCGGCTCGCGGCGATCGCCGACGGCCCGGCCGGCCGGCAGCTCAAGGCCCTCGCGGCGGCCAACCTCGTCGAACGGCACCTGCCCGGCCGCTACCGCTTCCACGACCTGCTGCGCAGCTACGCGGGCGGCCGGGTCGCGGCCGACGACCCCGCCGCCGACGCGGAGGCGGCGCGGCGGCGGCTGTTCGACCACTACCTCGCCACGGCCGACGCGGCGGGCCGGCTGCTGATCCCGCACTTCCTCCGGCTCCCCCGGCCCGAGCCGGACAAGGCGTTCGAAGGCACCGAAGACGCGCTCGCCTGGCTGGACACGGAGTGGCCGAACCTCGCCGCCGCCGTCGAGCACGCGGCGGCGCACGGCCCGCGCGAGTACGCGTGGCACCTGGCCGACGCGCTGCGGGCGTTCTTCCACCACCGCGGCCACCACACGGAGTGGATCGACACCGCGACGACGGCGCTCGAGGCCGCGCTGGCCGCCGGTGACCGCCAGGCCCAGGCGGCGATGCGGCTGTCGATCGCGCTCGCCGGGGTCAACAGCGGCCGGTACGCCGACGCCCGCCACCACCTGACGACGGTCCTGGCCGACGGCCTGGCGGCGGAGTGGCCGGCCGGCCGCGCCGCGGCGCTCAACAACCTCAGCGCCGTGCTGCAGCGCCTCGGCGACGCGCGCGAGGCGATCGCGTGCGGCTCGGAAGCGTTGGAACTGTGCGAAGCGGCCGCCATGCCGGGCATCACGATGGCCTTGGCGAACCTCGGGTTCGCCTGCGGCCAGGTGGGCGACTTCGACGCCGCCCTCGGCCACTTCGCCCGGGCACTGGAGATCGCCGAACGCGACGGCGCGCGGTTCAGCGTGGCGGTGCTGCTGGTCGACCTCGGGCACGTCCACCGCGACCTCGGGAACGCCGCCGCGGCCGAGTTCTACCAGCGGGCACTGGCCGCCAACCGGGAACTCGGCTACCAGTACGGCGAAGCCGCCGCGCTCTCCGGCCGCGCGGTCATGGAGGCCCGGGCGGGCGACGGCAGCAGGGCCTTGGCCGACGCGGCCGAAGCGGTGGAGCTGACCCGCCGCATCGGCGACCGCGGCACCGAGGCGTCGGCACTGGCCGCGCTCGGCGAGGTCTGCCTCCGGCTGGACCGGGCCGAGGACGCGGTGTCGCCGTTGACCGCGGCGTTGGACATCGCCCGCGAGACGAGCTTCACGTGGTGCGAGGCCGCGGCGCTGACCGGTCTCGCCGAAGCGGCGCTCGCCGCGGGTGACGCCGAAGCGGCGCGCACCCACGGCGAAGCGGCGGTCAAGCTGGCCGCCCAGGCGGGCTACCGGCCTTTGGAGACCCGGGCGGCACGGGTCCTCGAGCCCTCGTGAGTGGCAGACCACTCAGCAGGTGGCCGGGGCCGAGCACTTGGCGCGGGCCAGGATGGTGCTGAAGTTGTCCTGGTAGGCCGCGCTGATCCCGGCGTTCTCCACCTTGATCAGGATTTCGTCGTTGTCGCGCAGGGCCGCGCCGGAGATGTTGTGCGAGCCGGTGAAGACGAGCTGCCGGCCGGCCTTCTCGCTGTAGTTGCCCGTGTAGAGCATGTACTTCGAGTGCACGGTGATCTCGCGGTCGTTCACGGTCGTGTTGAACTTCTTGAGCGTGATGTTCGCCTTGCCCTTGAGGGCGGCGAGGGCCGCGGTGCCCATGTCGTCGTAGACGATCCTGACCTTGCAGCCCAGCTTCGCGATGCGGGCCAGCTCGGTGACGACCGGGGTGCGCGAGTCGGCGATGTTGGCCTGCACGACGTTGAGCGAGCAGCCGGCTTCGTACTTGGTGATGTACTTCAGCAGCTGCGCCCACGTGTCGGTGGCGAACTCCTCGGACGTGCCGCCGCCGGAGTCGGCGCGCGGCGAGAGGTAGCTGGTGACCATCGTGGTCAGCGTCTTGTGGTAGCCGGCGTCGGCGAAGTAGTTGTTGTTCTTCTTCTGCGCCAGCATCTTCTGCATGTGCCCGAGGTAGAAGCCGTACAGGTCGGCGTCGCCGTGGGTGAGCAGGGCGTTGTTGAACATGTTGCCCTGCACGGTGGTCAGGTTGTGCGAGCCGATGACGACGACGTTCTTCTTGCCCTCGGTCTCCGAGAACATCCACAGCTTGTCGTGGTTGATCGAGTGCGGGCTGCCGTCGTGGGCGATGCAGCCGGTGTTGAG belongs to Amycolatopsis tolypomycina and includes:
- a CDS encoding DUF488 domain-containing protein; the encoded protein is MQPTVVRVARLADPAGPADGVRVLVERLWPRGTARTAVVLDGWYRGLAPSDELRTWYGHDPERFAEFAERYRAELREPDRLAALQRLRELAAGGPVTLLTASGSPSISQAAVLAAVLTGD
- a CDS encoding AfsR/SARP family transcriptional regulator, coding for MEFRVLGAVEATADGAPVDLGSRKQRLVLAVLLLDAGRPVAMDTLVDVLWPDDPPASARNTVQALVSRLRAVFRAADGPELVTEGPAYVLRADPDTIDAHRFTALARRARAADDETAVALLDEALALWRGDALAGAASGAVAERLLAGLTEARWSALEDRIDAQLRLGRGRAVLAELTTLVAAHPLRQRFVGQLMLALHREGRTDAALAAFRGLRARLVERLGLDPAPELVRLEAAILAADPALDPAPEPPPEPVLPAQLPHDVRGFTGRAAELARLDEPAGDGPDIRVVTGTAGVGKTALAVRWAHRARERFPDGQLYLDLRGFDPEHEPLTPAVAAAQLLRALGTDPRAIPPDADGRTALWRSLLADRRVLVLLDNARDGAQVTPLLPSSGTVLITSRQRLGDLIARTGARAVPLSVLPAEDSRQLLETVLGPPAVAAEPAAAAELARLCGHLPLALRLAAANLGEVSGIAELARELADGDPLAGLSVDGAEESAVTTAFSVSYRALPAAHRLLFRRLALVPGQTFTAPVAARLAAIADGPAGRQLKALAAANLVERHLPGRYRFHDLLRSYAGGRVAADDPAADAEAARRRLFDHYLATADAAGRLLIPHFLRLPRPEPDKAFEGTEDALAWLDTEWPNLAAAVEHAAAHGPREYAWHLADALRAFFHHRGHHTEWIDTATTALEAALAAGDRQAQAAMRLSIALAGVNSGRYADARHHLTTVLADGLAAEWPAGRAAALNNLSAVLQRLGDAREAIACGSEALELCEAAAMPGITMALANLGFACGQVGDFDAALGHFARALEIAERDGARFSVAVLLVDLGHVHRDLGNAAAAEFYQRALAANRELGYQYGEAAALSGRAVMEARAGDGSRALADAAEAVELTRRIGDRGTEASALAALGEVCLRLDRAEDAVSPLTAALDIARETSFTWCEAAALTGLAEAALAAGDAEAARTHGEAAVKLAAQAGYRPLETRAARVLEPS
- a CDS encoding glycoside hydrolase family 2 protein; translated protein: MADTQPRLSRRGFLAAGGAALLGVVAGSAGHAAPGPDSVRLGDFWLFGRYEDGATELGFDEIDLAPVQLPHCVTPLSWTGWDPASWQDRWIYRKHFTAATTERHTARFDGVMTNAEVHLNGRLVATHEGGYLPFEVELPDVVAGDNVLAVVVDGRWALDVPPNLPRGDPSVIDFYQPAGIYRPATVGAVPRVQLTDVFARPADVLSPGRSLHLTCTLDAPVAGQVTASVRQAGRELAHGAAPIRGTTVEFAVGGLDGVRLWDVDDPALCEVLVTVQSGKHALDQRVVRTGFRDARFTTEGFFLNGRRLKLFGLNRHQWYPFAGGALPERVQRRDAEILRRELNCTMVRCSHYPQSSAFLDACDELGLLVWEEIPGWGHVGDDAWQRRNLADVEGMVVRDRNHPSIVVWGTRVNEANGSTALYQRTGRLARQLDPSRPTSGALASTTLGRFAGSDVEVLAYNDYTARRGTPFRLRPPRPGVPYLVTETIGTLAGARASRRTDSSSVRQQAELHAKAHDLAAADDRYCGLLAWCAFDYPSGWQRSVDGVKYAGVSDIFRIPKPAAAFYASQVDPAKRAVVEPGFAWDFTDRPSGPGPGAPIWSNCERLLLFLDGRPAGEARSRRAEFPHLPYPPFAADLVVPKGRRPELRIDGYASGRLVVSRRFSGDRGLDVLGCVPDDPELRADGGDATRVVVAALDRYGTLRAGTTGEVRLTLTGPGELVGDPVLDFGATGGAAAVWLRPFAGPPGTLTLTARHAKLGSATATVRLVAGRVATS
- a CDS encoding phospholipase D-like domain-containing protein; this encodes MAPKFKALTVAVGALLALAGSGVAHAAPAAVAADATGMEAIFNNPPENGDRDHAIETRLVQLANGTPAGAEIHVSLFSWTRPAFAEAIKAAQARGVKVRIALDGAADDDPANTAMPILKSAGLTQLVFCGTGGLNTGCIAHDGSPHSINHDKLWMFSETEGKKNVVVIGSHNLTTVQGNMFNNALLTHGDADLYGFYLGHMQKMLAQKKNNNYFADAGYHKTLTTMVTSYLSPRADSGGGTSEEFATDTWAQLLKYITKYEAGCSLNVVQANIADSRTPVVTELARIAKLGCKVRIVYDDMGTAALAALKGKANITLKKFNTTVNDREITVHSKYMLYTGNYSEKAGRQLVFTGSHNISGAALRDNDEILIKVENAGISAAYQDNFSTILARAKCSAPATC
- a CDS encoding LacI family DNA-binding transcriptional regulator, with product MVIREPGAEPRVAGMKEVAAAAGVSLGTVSNVLNRPDRVSPATRAKVEAAMAELRFVRNESARQLRAGRSRVLAYVMLDGSNPFFTDVAAGMEDAADAADLSLFLCNSAHQPSREAAYLGRLEQQRVQGVLITPVDPDEPLLGEIARRGTPVVVVDRTPEGTTHCSVAVDDVYGGEIAVRHLVEQGHDRIAFIGNHTTVGQVRDRRLGALRALEAAGLGPDHLVDLTTSALTVADGRGAGERLAGLPASVRPTAAFCANDLVALGLLQTCANLRMSVPDDLAIVGYDDIEFAAAAAVPLTSVRQPRRRLGRTAVELLLAETTETGHEHRKVVFTPELVVRASTLR